The following coding sequences lie in one Cannabis sativa cultivar Pink pepper isolate KNU-18-1 chromosome 5, ASM2916894v1, whole genome shotgun sequence genomic window:
- the LOC115715781 gene encoding protein DMR6-LIKE OXYGENASE 2 — protein MAITSNLLLTDLASKAKHVPSNYVRPISDRPNLAALDTSAAHSIPLIDLQDLYGPNHSKVIQQIGQACQLDGFFQVKNHGIAEEVVETMLSIAKEFFQMPEDERLKIYSNDPTKTTRLSTSFNVNTEKVSNWRDFLRLHCHPLQDYVNEWPSNPPSFREDVAKYCTSVRGLVLRLLGAISESLGLKRESIENSLGKHGQHMALNYYPPCPEPELTYGLPGHTDPNLITVLLQDQVPGLQVLRNGKWVPVTPIPNTFIVNIGDQMQVISNDRYKSVLHRAVVNSSMERLSVPTFYCPSLDAIMEPAKDLVNEQNPAVYRSFTYADYYQKFWDRGLNTECCLDLFKTDHHLIN, from the exons ATGGCTATCACAAGTAACCTACTCCTTACCGACTTAGCTTCCAAAGCCAAACATGTTCCCTCAAACTATGTCCGACCAATCTCCGACCGCCCTAACCTCGCCGCACTGGACACCTCCGCCGCTCACTCCATTCCTCTCATTGATCTTCAGGACCTCTATGGCCCCAACCACTCCAAAGTCATTCAACAAATTGGCCAAGCTTGTCAACTCGACGGTTTCTTtcag GTTAAGAACCATGGAATAGCAGAGGAGGTTGTAGAAACAATGTTGAGCATAGCgaaggagttttttcagatgCCAGAGGATGAAAGGTTGAAGATTTACTCAAACGACCCTACCAAAACCACTAGACTTTCAACCAGTTTTAATGTAAACACTGAAAAAGTATCCAATTGGAGAGACTTCTTAAGACTCCATTGCCACCCTCTTCAGGACTATGTTAATGAATGGCCTTCTAACCCACCTTCCTTCAG agAAGACGTGGCCAAGTATTGCACGAGTGTGAGAGGACTAGTTCTGAGATTATTGGGGGCCATATCAGAAAGCTTAGGACTGAAAAGAGAAAGTATTGAAAATTCTTTGGGGAAGCATGGTCAACACATGGCGTTGAATTACTATCCACCATGTCCAGAGCCAGAGCTCACTTATGGATTACCTGGTCACACCGATCCTAATCTCATTACTGTTCTTCTTCAAGACCAGGTCCCTGGACTTCAAGTGCTCAGAAATGGAAAATGGGTCCCTGTTACTCCCATTCCCAACACTTTTATTGTCAACATAGGAGATCAAATGCAG GTGATTAGCAACGATCGGTATAAGAGTGTGCTTCATCGAGCTGTGGTGAACAGTAGCATGGAGCGTTTATCAGTACCAACTTTCTACTGTCCATCTTTAGATGCCATTATGGAGCCAGCCAAGGATTTGGTCAATGAACAAAATCCGGCAGTGTATAGGAGTTTCACCTATGCTGATTACTATCAGAAATTCTGGGACAGAGGACTCAACACTGAATGCTGCTTAGACTTGTTCAAAACTGATCATCATCTTATAAATTAA